The Culex pipiens pallens isolate TS chromosome 2, TS_CPP_V2, whole genome shotgun sequence DNA window gcaaaactcgaatttgatgttaaaagtaagaaaataaaaaaaatatgaagaatttttttttgttcgtgattcaatTATTCTAAGTTCTATacgaaccttcggataatcgagtctggactgtatttttaacatgcagtttctttaaaaaaaacttaaaatttttgtttttgcatcaTCACtaccaaataaacaaaataaagtcataaattttcacaattttttttcagtttttgtagaATGCACttggtttcgaaaaaaaaacaaaatgttagtCAATGTAAGAtcgggaatatttttttatgaaagtacttttttttcaaatctacgttattttgaataaaaaaaatcctcaaaatatcagatttttcaaatagttatttttgaaatcaatcaaaattttctcaaaaaaacgattttttgaaaactttacaaaatttatgttttttttaacaaattgatttcaaatgattgaaatttttatatacaattcaaaagttatttttttaaactcttaaaaaattacaaatctattttttagaaaatacttgaATTTTTCTTTGACCAAATTTTCCGTATTAAATCAACAGcttgaattttaagattttttcagtATAAGTAGCACAATTTAATGATCAAAAAAGTTTCGTACCTTTCAATATGTTTtattaaatgttcaaaaatttcacataacttcgtataatttaaaaaataaaaaaaaaatattgcattatgggtatcaagcaTTTGTTTAGTAATAATAGATATTTTACTAATATTGactaatattttttacaagatttcatatttttcagtatgaaaaattctaaaaaaataaatattttttttaaatactcatattgtaaaaaagtgAGTAAAAGTTgagtaatataaaaaaagtataattgCTTAAAAAAGGTATGAAAcattcccgatcatttgatatccgTGTTgtagaaaactaaaaatttgggtatttttttgaaaaaaacgtggttttgaagctttttaatgtatttaaaaaataaatattcctctcgaaaaatatgttttttttttcgatcttttgtTATTATACTGCAATAACTAATACATTGATTTttgtcttgaaaaaaatatttttgtgcaaAATTTTCGATCATTTaataacattattatttttacaaaataacgtatttttttaattcaagatgGAAAGTCATGTAAAAGAAAGCTAGTTGTTGAACATTTTATGAATTTGTATGACTAACATCAcataatcttttaaaaaaaaattttcaatagaAGTGTCCGTTTATTTAGGTAGAAATATGTGTtttgatttacttttacttaatttatttgaaatgtttctgaaatattatatgtttgttgaaacttttaaatattgagtcttgtgttttttttttcatcattaaattttttatccaatcatttttttacaaattactcAAATGTGTGCTCCTATCTAAAGTGATAACAATGATTTCAGCCCAACTTCCCTCCTCAgcatcaaaaaccttaaaaaaaaagtcttcttcttcttcaatcTTCCCCGTAAAATTACGTTCCAATTTGTTCAAGTTTGTCTAGCCAGCGGCCATCGCCTCTGTCGTAAACTTGGCCCACGTGACAAAACTCGACTCCAAAAACACTGTGGCCAAACATTGGCCAACGGCAAACAACAAGAAGCTATCTTCGTCATTCGCACGTGTATCAGATGGCGGACGGAAACGGAAAAGCGGAATTAACGGCTGATTTACGACTTGGCTTGAGGCGCGTAAAATTTTTCCGTTTCGccaatttttcatttgttgGCGGAAAGAAACAAGCAGCAGTGACAAGTTCGATATCGAAAGTTGTTTCTGGTGGTCTTTAGTCGTTGAAGGAGATTTGAGGGATTTTTGGCTCAAAATCCTCTTTTTTTAGCGAAAAGGTCTCCAAAAGCAACAGTGGGTTGTTTGTATCCCCACATAAAGTGAACCAAATATCGATCAACAGAATTTGTACCGGAGGACTCCGCCAGTGTTGCTTACTTTCGCTGGAAACTCATAAAAAATTCACATCACGAGCCAACCCACCATGGGTGAGAGGGGTTAACGAAATCGTTGTCTATGTGCGTGGAAAATCCAGCAACCCTCTGACCTTTTGGCGAGCAAAAGCGAATGGTCCCTCGTGATGACCGTGTATACACATAGAAATTGGGAAAAGTGGAGGGAAAATCGATAAAACCAGCGTGTACCCGGTTGTCTGGTCTCTAGGATTGTGTCCGGAAAGTGCCATTGAAGCGAAAATCATGTTCACTTGTGTTTTCCGGTCCTTCCGGGTTCGGGTTTTTTGGGGGTTGGTTATGATGGTTGAATCTTGTTTTAGGAGGTTGGAATTCAGCTTGGAAATTCCAAGTTGGAATGAATAGTTGAAAAGAATTCTAACATAGCAGTGTAATACTAGACGACTTCCTGAACAGTTTCACCCACGTGTAGGAGTTGCAGCTGCAGCTGAATGCACTTTTTTCCCAGGCAAGTGCAGTGAGTAGCTGATTGCACACGTAGTCGATGTTAGTGCATCAATAACTTATCCATTACGGACTCTTTAAATGAAGAACCGGTCAACCTAAGTCACGTTTGCTTCCATATAAATACCTTCTCCCGAGAGATCCAATTCATCAGAAGTCATCCATAGCTTCAATCCCAACTAGCTTCAGTTCAGCTCAAGAACCAATCCCTCAACTCACCATGAAGGTCACCATTGTCCTGCTCGTCCTGGCCGTCGTAGCCATCACTGCCGTGAACTGTTACCCCAAAGGTAAGTCCCCCGGATATGAAGACCTTTAAACCGCTTCTTCAACTTCAAACCGCTTCCCAGATTGCTGTGGACCGCACGAGGAGCGAGCCCCCTGCGGACCGGACTGCCCGAAGCCCTGCGATGGCCACCGGGGCTGTAGCCGACCGTGCAAGTGCGTCTGCATCAAGGGTTACCACCGGAACCACGAGGGACACTGCGTGCCGGACTGTGATCGGTGCGGCGGATACCCCAAGGGACCGTACCCGTACCCGTCCAAGGATGAGTctcactcgtcgtcgtcgtcgagcgAGGAGAGCAAGGAGCATTAGAAGCGGTTTAGAAATTTAACGAAGTTGATATCTCAAGAATTtgtatataatttaaaaaattataaaattggatCCAAACCAAATcattaattcttcaaattaattcATGAAAGAATAGATCAAAAGCAATCCAAATCTCAAGTCCGGATCCCCTACCGCTGAGTTAATCCGGGATACATTCCAGATATATATCAAGCATTCCAAGGAATCGTGTTTCTAAAACAAGCCCCAGTGGCAATGTAATCGATCACCTCTCGAACCGGTAATAGAGAGATCACCCCAGCTCCGGTTTTGACGAGTGTgctacctgctgctgctgctggtgattGACTCTCCGGGAAGTCATTTGGAAAGAAAGTCGGGAAGCCCTGCGCGAGTTCAAAAATAGACTCGTGAGCGCTTCTTGGCTGTGAAACAGAGTTGTTGTTATGTATTATCGTAATTAAACGTGACACCATTTCGTCGTCTTCGTTAGTCACGGGACGGGGTTGAAGACCCGTAGGGCGACGCACAGTTTCTGCAATTATCATTACCGCGCCAAATTACCACGTGGTTGTCAGAGTGGTAGCGAGGCAGGTCTAGAGCGGCTCATGTAACACACCTGTATGAACTTTGTACTTTTTGGTGGAGGGTGTTGAGATAAAAGCGTGTGTGGAGGTTGAGGGTGCTCGTAAGTCACGGGTTTTCTTCTTGGTTTTAGTTAAAATTCATTCAGTTTGATGATTTtgaaggttgttaacgataaaattatcgaggctcgataacgatagatttCGATCATTCTagcggcgataatcttatcgccgataacacagcgtaacaaaatattttttttattttttggcagcacgaaaaaaaatgctcctctagggatcggcttcccgaacaaaatgcaacctggcgcatatttttattgttatcctaactcgagatattcaatgcagaagttttgcatatgaatcaccccccgtcggaaaatattttttattttgttttctctgtaacttttgatcaattaggtctttttggacgcttccggtgtcattcgacggtaaattgttagaaaaactcaagatttggtcccattagccggttcccgtaaccggttccggaggaaatccggaatattggccaaaactgtgcaaaaacttcaaaattttgaagttttttgctcttaatgcgaagtgaacgcactatagcatgaaacaatccatacaaactaaaaaaatgttggtcccagcatgtttgaaggtgtttaatggaaaaggtggccattgagaaccggttccggtcaatccggatccggaaactccggaaaaaattaagcaatattttcacaattccaatgtgtcagacagatataaataaaagtgttgttgaagcattctttgctacttcatattcatataaccacaaaaacatggccaagtggccaatgggaacctgctctgaatgttccggatcagggaacctgtggaaattatatttttttaattaattttatgaagcagtttttattaagaaattttcaaggtttctggaaaaaatatgaattaatccgaaatcagaatcagaaatgtggccaagtggtcaacgggaacccgttctgaatgttccggatcagggaaccagtggtcatttgaaatgtgtattaatttaaaatagcataatttaattaggaaattttctagttttctagaaaaatcagaattaattaaaatcagaatcagaaatatggccaggtaaccaacaggaacccgttttaaatgttctggattagggaaccagtgaacatttgaagtttttatcaagttttcaaaaaacatatttagattaatgaaatttaaaaattcctgtaaaaattaagaacatagtcgatatcagaattagaaatattgccaagtggcctAAGGGAGCTCGTTCTGAATGTTTCGGATCATGTTACCAGaggaaacttgaatttttaattaattttaaaaatgcatattttaattaatgaaatttttaaatccctggaaaaatctgaatgtatttaaaataagaaataaaaatgttgccaagtggccgactgttccggatcagggagccagtggtcacttggcatattttaattaagaatttatttgaaatcagaattgaaaatgttgtcaagtggccaacgagaacctgttctgaatggtcacaatttttattaatttaaaaaatatatatttattttactgtttttttttcaaagttttggaaaaaatcacagtttattttaaatcagatttagaaatattgccaagtggccaacggaaacccattctgaatgttccggttcagggaaccagtggttacttgaaatgtttattaattaaaaaaagcatattttaataaggaaattttctagttttctagaaaaatcagaattaattcaaaatcagaatcagaaatgtggccaggtgaccaacaggaacccgttttaaatgttctggattagggaaccagtgaacatttgaaatttttatcaagttttcgaaaacatattttgattaatgaaattttaaaattcctgtaaaaattagaatatatttaaaattagaaatcaaaatgttgccaagtggccaactgttccggatcagggaaccagtgttcacttgactttttttttgtttattttataaagcatatttcaattatgaaattttctagatttcttggaaaatctaaatttatttgaaatcagaattgaaaatgttgtcaagtggccaacgagaacctgttctgactagtcacaatttttattatttaaaaaaaaattattttactgatttttttaatttttttttgaaaaaattcttaaattcttaaattcttaaattcttaaattcttaagttcttaagttcttaaattcttaaattcttaaattcttaaattcttaaattcttaaattcttaaattcttaaattcttaaattcttaaattcttaaattcttaaattcttaaattcttaaattcttaaattcttaaattcttaaattcttaaattcttaaattcttaaattcttaaattcttaaattcttaaattcttaaattcttaaattcttaaattcttaaattcttaaattcttaaattcttaaattcttaaattcttaaattcttaaattcttaaattcttaaattcttaaattcttaaattcttaaattcttaaattcttaaattcttaaattcttaaattcttaaattcttaaattcttaaattcttaaattcttaaattcttaaattcttaaattcttaaattcttaaattcttaaattcttaaattcttaaattcttaaattcttaaattcttaaattcttaaattcttaaattcttaaattcttaaactcttaaactcttaaattcttgaattcttaaattcttaaattcttaaattcttaaattcttaaattcttaaattcttaaattcttaaattcttaaatacttaaatacttaaattcttaaattcttaaattcttgaattcttaaattcttaaattcttaaattcttaaattcttaaattcttaaattcttaaattctaaaattcttaaattcttaaattcttaaattcttaaattcttaaattcttaaattcttaaattcttaaattcttaaattcttaaattcttaaattcttaaattcttaaattcttaaattcttaaattcttaaattcttaaattcttaaattcttaaattcttaaattcttaaattcttaaattcttaaattcttaaactcttaaactcttaaattcttgaattcttaaattcttaaattcttaaattcttaaattcttaaattcttaaattcttaaattcttaaattcttaaattcttaaattcttaaattcttaaattcttaaattcttaaattcttaaattcttaaattcttaaattcttaaattcttaaattcttaaattcttaaattcttaaattcttaaattcttaaattcttaaattcttaaattcttaaattcttaaattcttaaattcttaaattcttaaattcttaaattcttaaattcttaaattcttaaattcttaaattcttaaattcttaaattcttaaattcttaaattcttaaattcttaaattcttaaattcttaaattcttaaattcttaaattcttaaattcttaaattcttaaattcttaaattcttaaattcttaaattcttaaattcttaaattcttaaattcttaaattcttaaattcttaaattcttaaattcttaaattcttaaattcttaaattcttaaattcttaaattcttaaattcttaaattcttaaattcttaaattcttaaattcttaaattcttaaattcttaaattcttaaattcttaaattcttaaattcttaaattcttaaattcttaaattcttaaattcttaaattcttaaattcttaaattcttaaattcttaaattcttaaattcttaaattcttaaattcttaaattcttaaattcttaaattcttaaattcttaaattcttaaattcttaaactcttaaactcttaaattcttgaattcttaaattcttaaattcttaaattcttaaattcttaaattcttaaattcttaaattcttaaattcttaaatacttaaatacttaaattcttaaattcttaaattcttgaattcttaaattcttaaattcttaaattcttaaattcttaaattcttaaattcttaaattcttaaattcttaaattcttaaattcttaaattcttaaattcttaaattcttaaattcttaaattcttaaattcttaaattcttaaattcttaaattcttaaattcttaaattcttaaattcttaaattcttaaattcttaaattcttaaattcttaaattcttaaattcttaaattcttaaattcttaaattcttaaactcttaaactcttaaattcttgaattcttaaattcttaaattcttaaattcttaaattcttaaattcttaaattcttaaattcttaaattcttaaattcttaaattcttaaattcttaaattcttaaattcttaaattcttaaattcttaaattcttaaattcttaaattcttaaattcttaaattcttaaattcttaaattcttaaattcttaaattcttaaattcttaaattcttaaattcttaaattcttaaattcttaaattcttaaattcttaaattcttaaattcttaaattcttaaattctt harbors:
- the LOC120414047 gene encoding cysteine-rich venom protein 6-like, with the translated sequence MKVTIVLLVLAVVAITAVNCYPKDCCGPHEERAPCGPDCPKPCDGHRGCSRPCKCVCIKGYHRNHEGHCVPDCDRCGGYPKGPYPYPSKDESHSSSSSSEESKEH